A stretch of DNA from Triticum dicoccoides isolate Atlit2015 ecotype Zavitan chromosome 2A, WEW_v2.0, whole genome shotgun sequence:
tgtgctcgcgcccagcacgatgttccttggatccttcccaaattctgggtattcgaagttcaacgcttgccactggctcgcatccttagggtgactcagcatcttgtcttttttatttatctccggatcatttccgtcatctccccgcttcttctcctccctatccgcatgccaacgcaggagctttgctaccttagggtccgcgaagtaccgctgcagacgaggagtgatcggaaagtaccacaccgattttcgaggagctttcttcctcttcttgtatcgagtgacgccgcacatcggacatatggtagactccgcgtgctcgtcccgataaatgatacaattgttcatgcacacatggtatttcacgtgcggtaaatccagaggtcaCAGATTTTCTTCACCTccttgaaactggtcgggcacttgttccccttgggaagacgttcgtgccagaatgacattttctcgtcgaagcatgcttcggtcattttgtgttttaccttcatctccagagccatgagcgttactttcaagcgggtatcctcgggcctgcatccttcatacaatggagtaaccgcgtctatctccagttgatccagcttggctttctctcgggcggcagctcttgcattatccgtctgcttgagaagcagctcttgaatatgagggtcctgcacccagcctccatcgtcgtctgctctggcatcttcatctttatgatcatgcccttcgtcttgatcttcctcatcatcatgtacgacatcttctacatgatgactgtgtacatcatcaccgtcgtgatcatgtcatggagattcttcgtcttctcgcccgccctcgccgcggtggtactcgtcttgttgcccttcctcatttcttgcccggccccggccatggacgacttcatattcatcttcatcaccttgccaccgatagccatccatgaaaccacgcaagagcaggtggtcccgcacctgcccagaattcgggtccgcaataaggctcttcagcttgcatctttgacacggacatcttatctccgtctcgttcttttgaagcatctcggccttcgcggagctcaaaaacctattcacgatgccttcagtcatcgtgcggaccatggtcgcctgcggggtagagcaaaacgatattttaaaaccaagaaaaaatttggcatgaccttccctaaaaataggaccaaaaagaatgcatagtgccaaaattctcgccgaaacggaaatgaatcaaaacattccggcaaaatattggcaactatcgcatttcaaataccggtaccttcaaacacaaacatatatgcaacaccacaaacacatgcaacaccacaaacatacatagatctagctaggccacaaaaagtgcatgtgcacgttgtcggAGCGAGCTAGGgaaaaaaaaagtagatctacatcatgaagatagctttccactTACTTACCtaacaaaaaaggtaatttcaccacttaattttgatgaatctatggtggaaatgaggtgcggaggaggaggcagccgaaagcttggagaaaaggtggagggaatgaagtggggaaagtgagtgggtaggtgtggggctgtccaaaatatcttgttggggtcccaggttactaatggcgcaccacaaggaaatgcgccattagtaaccctggttactaatggcgcacctgcaggtgatgcgccattagagtttgcaaaaaagtaaaaaatataaatatatatactaatggcataccgtgtaatagtgcgccattactagtttaaactagtaatggcgcactatgaaacAGTGgcaattagtagttttgcaaaaaaaaaagaataagaaaaaaattacagtAAAGGCGCActctgtgcctggtgcgccattactagttagaactagtactggcgcattgtcgacctgatgcgccattaatatgtatggaaaaatggaaaaaaatactagtggtgcaacctgtttctggtgcgccattagtgtcttccacactaatggcgcatcaccaacaggtgcgccattagtatataatagtggcgcactacttccctggtgcgccattagtatcaatcctatctatatcccttttcctagtagtggtgttTCAACTCGTAGTCTAGGCCTTGCCGGACACCTCGCAACCCGGTGGCTTGGAGGTGATGTAACTGATGCAATGCACCTTTCACAGGTTGTCGAAGCCGTTGATAAGGACATAGGCATCAGGGTACTCCTTCTTGACCTCCGCCACCTCCTTGAGCACCTGTGTGGCGTCGGTGCACCCGAACATAGGCAACTTCTACTTTGTTTGGCATCCGCCGTCATAGTACCCGAGGGAGCTATTGTGCTCACGGAAGATGAAGCCAACCTTGCTGAACTCAAGGCAGGGCACCCACTTGGGTCGGATCAGGTAGTCGACCTACTTAAGGAGGGCCTCTATATATGGAGAGGGGGTGGCAAGTAAAACAGGGTCTCAAACTTCTTGATGCCCTCGATTGGCTAAACCCAATTAGATGGATTTAACACAATTGATAAACGCTTAAAGCTTAAATTAATTTTACTGACAATTTAAGTAAAacctagccataaggcaaaaattaCTCCTTATGGGCACGTCTGTGTTAGTCAACCACTCAACTACCAATGCAGACCTAAGTGCAAGCCTATGCCTTGTACATAGAATAATCATTGGGGGTTGAGAAGTCAAAAACAAAGAAAGTCTTGCATCAATGCAGCTGACCATTAGGCAATGGAGAAGGCCTTATTATCGATGCTAACACAAGGAGTAGGGATCGACATGCAACTAGCTAGGATGCACACAGACCTATGAATAAATGAAAGCTCTCCCAAGgactaagtgggggtgcatccaacttgcttgctcatgaagacctcgagcatttgaggaatCTCGTCATCAAGACATAGAGGAAAAGTTCTATAATATATATTCTCCACCTAGTATAAAACATAAAGCTCATGAAACTTTAATTAGATGACCAACAAAAGTTCTTTAGTAAGGGTCTCTGACAAGAATATTTATCATCCTATTTTACTAGCAAAAACCGATAGAGATGATAGTAGTGACATGGAAAACAAACATTTTTTTTGTATTCATAAGTAAAGAAACTGAAATTTGTAACTGCCAATCAGGGGATCTTAATGTCAAATACTGAATTATTACACCCACTACCTGTGAGACATCCATTGCAGTGCCAAATAAAGAATATTTTTTGAGAATTAACAGCAAGGCAATGGTCCGCTTGCTGTATATAATAATTATCACACAAATGTTGTATATGTAGCCGGTGCCAGAATTTACATATGCATGCTCCACAACCTATGTTTGTACATACACAGATCATATAGAACAAAAATTATGCTTAGTTCGAAAAGCAGAGCCGTGGAGAAAAGTGAAGTTCAGGAAAGAGCTTCATACATAGGCCATTGTTTTAACTCGTAGTAAGGCCTTGATGGACTCCTCACAACTAGGTGACCTGAAGGTGATGAAGCTGACGCAAGTTGTCGAAGCCGATGATGCAGACATAGGCGCCAGGGTACTCCTTGACGTCCTCCACCTCCTTAAGCACCTTCTTGGCGTCGGTGCACCCGAAGATAGGTAGCTTCCACGTTGTCTAGTATCAGCGGTCATAGTACCTAGGGAAGTTGTTGTACTCACGGAAGACGAAGCCAACCTTACTGAACTTGAGGCAGGGCACTCACTTGGAGGGGATCAGATAGTCGACCTGCTTGAGGAGGGCCTTCATGGAGAGGGGTGGCAAGTGACAGGATCTCAAACTTCTTGATGCCCTCGATCGGCCAAACCTGATCAGATGGAACGAACACAATTGATTAACACTTAGTGCTTAAATTAATTATACTAACAATTTAAGAAAGacctagccataaggcaaaaaattACAACTTATGGGCATGTTTGCCTTAGTCAACCACTCAACTACCTATGCAGAGCTAAGTGCAAGCCTATGCCTCACACTTAAAGGGAAAATAGAATAATAATTggagtttgagaagtaaaaaacaaAGAAATTAGACTAAATATGCGGCTATTTGAACGTGTGGTCTTAAAAAAATTGGGGTCGGATGTATGCAGGCAGCGTTGGATATATTATTCTGTGGAGTACCTTCCAACTTCCATCCTCCTGAATGGTGTGCCTGGTAGGCCACTCCAATGGAAACCTGGGATTCATCTGGGTAACCCACTGTTACTACTTCTATTTTTCTTGGCAGTGGATTTACTTCAATCTATTCTCAGTGACATGTATCATCATGGGGAATTATCTTTTCCAATTCCATCTCATGATCTAGACTCTCCAATTGCTCCTCCTAAAAGAAATGTTACAATTTTTGTCTAATATAAATCCACTTGTTTGAAAGTGAATTTGCATAAATCCTCCATGGTGCTTATAAATGTGATTGATGATGAAGCTTCTTGTTGGCCAGTTTGTTTGAGTGTAAACTGGGTAAGATGCCTTTCACTTACCTGGTTTACCTATGGGTAACACTAGGCCCAAGATGTATGACTTAATGCCTTTCGTTGACAGAATGAAAAGGAGATTGGCAGCTAGCTCTTCTCTGCTCGCACAAGGTGCTAGATTGAAACTTCCGAGGTTTGCCATTTCATGTGTTCCCATATACTATCTTCGTAGTCTCTAGATCCCCCTGGTATAATTAGACAACTGAACATAATTGAGCAGAATGTCTCTGGCATGGCAATGCTGATAGCCCAAAGCAACCTTTGGCGACATGCCATCTGGTATGTAAACCAAAGCAGAATGGTGGTAAGGGTATCATTAACCGTCATATTCAGGACCAAGCTTTGCTTACAAAATGCTTGCGCAAATTTTATAACAAAGCTCACGTTCCATGGGTAAATTTGATATCGATTTCTTACTATCATGGAGTCATACCTGATGCAACAGTCCTTTGTGGCTCCTTCTGGTGGATGGATCAGTACAGGGCCATCTCTTCAATGGAAATTAATATGAGCGACTCTGCCCTGTTCTTGTTTGATGCTTGGTTGATTGAGGGATCTTGTCGACGTCTTCGACATCATTTGGAAAGGCTGCTTTCTTTGCCTTGGACATTTCTGTTTAAGATTTTTGTAGAAACCCCTGATCGGGCCACTCTTTTACACCTACCAATTTCTCCTGAGGCGTTGGATGAATTGTAACCTCTGGATGGTTCGTTAAATAGCCTTCAACGTAATCCACTTTCCTTGTTTGTTCTTTGTTAGGAGGATCATTTTCTTCTAAGAGTTTCTACTGCATGATGCACAAACACATGCCCACTGACGAACCTTGCAAATGGATATAACAATGCACCATGAAGATCAAGACCTTAGCTTAGACCCTATTGCTTTATCGGTAGAACGCTCGGAACATGCTTCTTAGAAGGCACTGCCATTCTCCTCGGGATGAAATCCATTGTGCTCACATGAGGAAAGAGACCACTTGTTTTTCTTCTATAATTTGAGTCAAATGATTTGTACTTATTTGTAGATTGATTGGAGACCTTGACGAAACACTAGACAATGTATTGATGCTGCATGTAAACGATTTGGACACCCTTTGTTTCTTTGTAGTGGTGTTCTCTTGGAGCTAATATTTATATTATTAGAAATGGCAAGATCTTCGTAGTGGAGAGGCCAACCTTTCCCGCTTGGTTTTGTAAATTTTTACATGACATCTCTTCTTGCACATGGAGTTAAGGCTTGTATCAAACCGAAGCTCCTTGTTTGGATTAGTAACCTCCATTAGATAAATAGGTAAGTTGGTAAGTGTTGTTTTTCCTTCTTCCTTGGTTTCTTTTGTAAATATTTTTGCTTCCTTTTGTTTTCATCGAATAAAGGACTGTATAGCTGTTGCTACATAGTAGTTCAAATCCGAGATTTTTCTTGATTTTCACAAGTATGATTGCAATCCTTCACAAATAGCTCATGCAAAAGTTCCATAATAAGATTTGAATGCTATTGTTATATCGAGTTCAGTTAGATGTTTATTATACTGACCAACAAAAGTTCTTCAGTAAGGGTCTCTGAGAAGAATATTTTTCATTCTATTCTACTAGCAAAAACCGATGAAGATGATGGTAGTTACATGGAAAAGAAACCacaattttttgtatttttttaaacTCAACTTTTGTATTGATATAAGTAAACAAACTGAAATTTGTAATtgccaatcaggaaatcttaatgTCAAATACTGAATTCTTCCACCAACTAGCTGTGAGACATATCCATTGCAGTGCCAAATAAAGAAAGTTTTCCGAGAATTAACAGCAGGACAATGGTCCGCTTGTTGTATATAATAAATATCACACTGGTGTTGTATATGTGTAGCCGGTGCTAGAATTTACATATGCATGCTCCACAACCTATGTTCGTACAAACACAGATCATACCGAACGAAAAATATGCTCTGGTCGGAAAGCAGAGTCCTGGACAAAAGTGAAGTTCACAAAAGACAATCATACATAGGCCATTGTTTCAACTCGTAGTTTAGGCCTTGCCAGACTCCTCGCAACCCGGTGGCCTGAATGCGATGAAGCTGACGCACTGCACCTGGCGCAGGTTGTCGAAGCCGATGACGCGGACATAGGCGTCAGGGTACTCCTTCTTGACCtcctccacctcgttgagcacctgCGTGGCGTCGGTGCACCCGAACATAGGCAGCTTCCACATTGTCCAGTATCGGCCGTCGTAGTACCCGGGGGAGCTGTTGTGCTCACGAAAGACGAAGCCAACCTTGCTGAACTCGAGGCAGGGCACCCACTTGGAGCGGATCAGGTAGTCGACCTGCTTCAGGAGGGCCTCCGTGGAGAGGGGTGGCAAGTAAGACAGGGTCTCGAACTTCTTGATGCCCTCAATCGGCCACACCTGAGTGAATGGAAATTATGGAATGCACACAACTGCTTAACACTTCGTGCTAGTAAATTGTACGTACTGAGGAAGAAACTCATATCAGTTTTGTGCCTCGACATACCTGCATGCACCTGATCCTTCCGCCATTGCTGACGCTGCCGAGGCTGCCGCTGGAGCGGCGGCTGACGGGCAGACCGGCCGTGGACTTGAGCCCCTGGAAGGGTGCGACGGTGGTAGCCGACGAAGCCATCACGGCGGGGGCCATGGTATTGTATTATCGGCGGAGAGGAGGATGCTGGCTACACTTGAGGCCCCATTGCCGGGTCACTACCGTATATATAGCCAGACACTTAGCGCCGTTTCTTTGGTACAGATGTGGCTGGGGTGGCTGACGTTCTCTGGTTGCCTCGTTTCCTTATCTTCTCCGGATCAGTGGAAGAAGCATGGCCGTCGGATGCATTGTGTGTGCTGGAAATTTCAGTCCTTCATGTCATTGGGTGGCTGCCACACAACCTTTTTCCAGCTTTTCTTGTTTTTGGTTTCATTTAAAGCCAAAAGTTTCTCGAGTACAAATTTTCTGAGATGCGACTTGAGTGGCGCGGGCAAAATATTTTACATTTTATCATAAAATCTGATGGCTCATTCCCTCGAAAGTATGCCCATAGACAtagagtgtgcgtgtgtgcatttatAGGGGTTATTGTACAGGCGTGTATGCAAACGTCTACTTTTGTACACCGTTTCTCtaaataaaatatatgttttgTTGGTACAATTAATTGAACTAGCATAGTAACCGTCCACACATAGAACAAGTTCTTTCCCTCTTGCAAGGCAACTATTGAAAGCTCTCCACCTCTCTATCTGCCAGTAAGCCTATGGATCCGCCTTCCCTCTGCGGGAAGGGCATTCTTGGTGGCTCAGCTCTGGCTAGTAGATAAGTAGGGTTTTAGTCCTCATAGGTGAGGCGCTTGGACGGATGGCGGCCCTTCTTCTTTGAGCCAATCTTTCGGGATCTGATCCTCTTCAAGTTCCTCTGTCTGGGGAGTTCCGACATAGATTCCTGCCAGCTCCTCAAGCGGCGAGGTTAGGAATTCTCGTCATGCATACGCACACTAAGATTTGGTGTCAGATTCTTTAGACCGATTCAGGGATTCAACGGCGACGACTGCGGCTCCAGAGCACTGGTTCTtatgggcacgtgcatgaagacttcctgACTGTCATCGACAAGGTTAGGATAGCTCCAGAGTGGGAGCAACGACAACGGTGTGTTAGTGGCTCGTCTCTGTGAGTAGGAACGAAAAAAAGCCCTATATCTCGACATTTTGACAACTATGTGACAATGGGATTGAGCTACTCCATACCTTCTTTTAAACACTAGTGGGTAGGAATGAAAAGCTCTATATCTCAACTATTAACACGTATGGCTAAATCTGTACCTTGAATTATAGGATATGCCAATTGATCAATGGTGGGCGGTCTCCCACATAACATTGTCTCTCAAGTAGAGCTGCAAATGAGTCGAGTTCGAGCAAGTTGGACTTGGCTCAGCTCAACTCATATtaaaattcgagcgagctcaaactGAGTGAAGCTTAAGGTCAAGCTGTAGAATATGACTCATGCTTAGCTTGTAATGATCTCGAGTCGATTTCGAGCTAGTTTCGAGTTAAATGAGATGATAGAAAATATAAAATTTACGACTATTATTCCAACTAGATAAGCACAACACGACATAAAAAAGCACAAAAAATATTATTCCAATCAGAACGAGGATAATACAACTTTCTTTTGAAATGATACAAATTTGTTAGAAATAGTTTAACTTATTCTATCACAACCGAAAGTCTAGTATCAACATAAGATAACGATTCATGACATATATATAATTGGGAAAACGAAGATGCATATGCTGGGAACTCTTGCCAGAAATAACATAATATTTAACACATAGCGGACCACGTACCATAATAAAGCCTAAATTTTCTCTATAACTAATTAAGCTTCGATGTTCGTTTGTAAATAAAACGGAGAAAAATCCTGGATGACATATATGGTATTAAATTATCGTATTTTCATTTATTATATGGCATGATCATTTAACATAATGATATTATGCCGAGCTACGGAGCGAGCCAGTATTGGTTCAAGATCAGCCCGTTTCTCGACTAAGCTACATGAAGTGTTCGCACTCAACTCATTTCTTTTCGAGTCGAGTGAAAAAACGAGTCGATCTCGAGCCGCTCACCAGCCTCAAGCTTTTCTTCCAGCCCTAATCTCAAGCAACGTCATGTTGAGACAACTCAATCATCATACTTTCCATCCCATATCAGTGGCGGATAACGGAAAGACATTAGTATCACAAGGCCTGGACCGAAGGCAATAAGTTCTATGGAAAACCGTGATCCCCAGAATAATTGTGTTCCTCTCATGATATCGATGCCCTGTCACCTGGAGGTCTCTCGATTTGCACCTGGAGTTGAACGTCTCCAACTACACCAATTGATCAGATGGCTCCAATCACTAAATTACCGCAAGAGTAAATAATAACATGAAGAGGAAAAACATGAATAGACAACGCATATCGAATAACAGCTTACAGCTGACCGACCCATAGCCAATGATTACTCAAATAACATCACATATAAAAGGGTTTAAGAGGTGTTACAACCCATTACAGAGACCGTGATGGGAGGGGGAACGAGAAGGGCTATGGGTGAGGACGATGCGGCGACGACAACACTTCTCCGGCATTGCCTCTTCAAGGTTGCAATGATGGAGATGGAGGCTTGGCACAACCCTCAAGTGCTTTTTGATGTCGATGGCATCTGAACATATGGATTGTGTCCCCGAGTGGCTAGGGTTGGAGGTGTATTTATAAGAACTCTTCCAAAGCCCCCTTCGTTGATGTAGCATCTATACTTTGATCCAAGTGCTCTAGGTGAGCCCAATCTTTCCCAAAACATCCCTTCATGGCAAAGAAAGTAGTAGGAATTAACCGGGACAAAATCCTCAAAGAATCCTGTCTGAAAGGGCAACTTTCGTGCTTGTCTAGGCCTAATACGAGCACTGGTACAACCATTTTTTTATGTATCAAAGTCCGTCGAACGCTTTGGACTCTTTGGTAAAACCGCCGAAACTTTTACATCCGGACTCTGTTTTTGATGTTCATATGCTCGTTGGAATCATGATAACAGCGCTGATGCACTTGTGATATTAGATATTGATTGTGAGCACTTTGGAAAATGACCTTTTTCACCCTCTGAAATGCCCAAGTCTGGTGTCTCGATGTCCTTCGTTTGGATTCTTTTCATCATGTTAAGTGCATGAGAGTTCCACATCACGTACAAACACACAAAGACAAAGAATACTAATAAGAACAAATAAAGAATAAACATTATGCAATGCTCGCGCTGCAAATGTTAAACACTAGAGATCATGCATATGGACAATGTAATTGGCTCAATGGCACATGCTATACGGAGATAATAGGCGACAAATGAGCTCTAAACGTGCGTAAAAATAGGAGCCATCACTAGGATCAACGAGATATTATCTTGTGGAACACCTTCCATCCTTTTGAATGGTGAGCCCGGTAGACAATTCCAGTGAAAACATGGAGTTCACCAAGGTGGCCCACTGTTACCACTTCTATTTTTATTGGTAGTGGATTTACTTCAGTCTATCCTCGGTGATATTTATCATTGTGGGGAGATCTTTCAATCCCATCTCATGATCTAGAATCTCCAATTGTCCAGTATGTTAATGATATATTGTTGATTATGCCGGATATTGATTCTCAGCTTCTTGACCTAAAAGAAATGTTACAACTTTTGTCTAAATCCACTTGCTTGAAAGTGAATTTTTGAAAATCCTCCATGGTTCTTATAAATGTGATTGCCAATGAAGCTTCTCATTGGCCAGTTTGTTTGAGTGTCAACAGGGTAAGATGCCTTTCACTTACCTGGTTTACCTATGGGTAACACTAGGCCCAAGATCTAGGACTTAATGCCTTTGGTTGATATAATGAAAAGGAAATTGGCAGCCATCTCTTCTCTACTCTCACAAGGCGCTAAATTGAAACTTTTGAGGTCTGCCATTTCATCTATACCGATATACTAACTTTGTAGTCTGTAGACCCCCCCTTGGTATAATTAAACAACTGGAGAGAATTGAGCAGAATATATCTGGCGTGGCAATGCTGAAAGCATAAATCGACCATTCGCGATATGTCATCTGGTTTGTAAACCAAAAGGAGAATGGTTGTATCGGTATCATTAACCATCATATTCAGGACCAACCTTTGCTTACAAAATACTTGTGCAAATTTTATAATAAAGCTCATATTCCATGGGTAACTTTGATATAGACTTCTTACTATCATGGAGTCATACATGACGCAATAGTTCTTTGTGGCTCTTTCTGGTGGAGGGATATTTGGGAACTTAATGATCAGTACATGGCAATCTCTTCAATCAAAGTTAATACTGGCAACTTTGCCCTGTTCTTGCTTGATGCCTAGTTGATTGAGGGATCTTCTCTACCTCTTCGACATCATTTGGAAGGCTCTTTTCATTGCCTTGGATAAAAAAATATGTTAAAGATTTTACAGAAACCCATGATCGGACCACTCTTTTGCGCCTGCCAATTTCTGCTGAGGCGATAGATGAATTGCGACCTCTGGATGGTTGGTTACATAGCCTTCAGCGAAAGATGTTTTTTCTTGGTAAGGAGGATCATTTTCCGCCAAAAGCTTCTACTGCATCATGCACAAGCACATGCCCACCGATGAACCTCCTGCGAATGGATATGATAGAGCACCATGAAGATCAAGATCTTTGCTTAGATCCTATTGTTTTATCGGTTGAACGCTTGGAACATGCTTCTTAGAAGGCACTGGCTTTCTCCTCGGGATGAAACCCATTGTGCTCACATCAGCAAAGAGACCACTTGTTTTTCTCCTATAATTTTACTCAAAGGATTTGGACTTATTTTACAGATTGATTGGAGCCCCAGACGAAACGCTAGACAATGTATTGATGTTGCATGTAAACGATTTGGATACCAGTGGCGGCGCCAAGATTTTGAGGGTGGGTATTCATTGGCACAAAAAAATTACTCTAAATGTATTATAAAGACACCAGTACAACAATAGTAATTTTTTAATGCATCAAACCATACTAATTATACATAAACATAAAGACACCAGTACCTTTTGATTGACAGATTGGTGATATCCCATCTTACAATATAACTTTGCGATCGCCTTTTTGGAAGAGATTGATGACATCCTCATCCTTTACTTGATTGAAGAATTCTCTCtcaacaaatgtaaccaaacaattgTTCAAGTAATCATCACCCATTTTGCTCCTTAGCTTATTCTTCACATAGTTCATTGAAGAGAACACCCTTTCAACACTAGCAGTAGCTACTGGCAGAATTAATACCAACTTAAGAAGCTTGTAAACAATATA
This window harbors:
- the LOC119353018 gene encoding ribulose bisphosphate carboxylase small chain PWS4.3, chloroplastic translates to MAPAVMASSATTVAPFQGLKSTAGLPVSRRSSGSLGSVSNGGRIRCMQVWPIEGIKKFETLSYLPPLSTEALLKQVDYLIRSKWVPCLEFSKVGFVFREHNSSPGYYDGRYWTMWKLPMFGCTDATQVLNEVEEVKKEYPDAYVRVIGFDNLRQVQCVSFIAFRPPGCEESGKA